A genomic region of Nymphaea colorata isolate Beijing-Zhang1983 chromosome 2, ASM883128v2, whole genome shotgun sequence contains the following coding sequences:
- the LOC116248106 gene encoding uncharacterized protein LOC116248106: MEEKSEKKPSPFTSSSVYKDNSKTVEECQDMIQRSFRSPTVKFLREHLEKSGCHVQDRFIKAVECDKKISGGYVRGEGILVCSNHLSLQDEVDQVVIHELIHAYDDCRAANLDWTNCAHHACSEIRAGHLSGDCHYKREFLRGYMKIRGHEPECVRRRVLKSVLANPYCSESAAKDAMDAVWDVCYNDTKPFDRAP; the protein is encoded by the exons ATGGAAGAGAAGAGTGAAAAAAAGCCCTCCCCTTTTACTTCTTCGTCAGTGTATAAGGACAACAGCAAAACTGTGGAAGAGTGTCAAGACATGATCCAGAGGAGCTTCCGGA GCCCAACGGTGAAGTTCCTGAGGGAGCATCTGGAGAAGTCAGGGTGTCATGTGCAGGATAGATTCATCAAAGCAGTTGAGTGTGATAAGAAGATAAGTGGCGGGTATGTTCGAGGCGAAGGG atCTTGGTTTGCAGTAACCATCTGAGCCTCCAAGACGAGGTTGACCAAGTGGTGATCCATGAATTGATTCATGCATATGATGATTGTCGGGCTGCAAACTTGGACTGGACAAACTGTGCTCATCATGCATGCAGTGAG ATACGTGCAGGTCATCTAAGTGGTGATTGTCACTACAAACGTGAATTTTTGAGGGGATATATGAAAATACGAGGCCATGAACCA GAATGTGTGCGAAGACGTGTTCTGAAGTCTGTACTGGCAAACCCGTATTGTTCAGAATCAGCTGCCAAGGATGCAATGGATGCCGTTTGGGATGTCTGTTACAATGATACAAAGCCATTTGACAGGGCTCCATAG
- the LOC116248136 gene encoding uncharacterized protein LOC116248136, translated as MDPMSEEQLDYEDEDYASGRGQKLQYPGGGAISALAEDELLGEDDDYDDLYNDVNVGEGFMNSIQQHHPPNPNPNRSKLHPMPNGLQPPPAPLVDPSSSVVGNSGFRPSEPPGGGVNIPGVGFHDGKGSNTGIGGVGVFSSVNNNYAAPKARASEIPLDPLTGNLEHRGSIPQVKPMGAGVPEQGDNMAGGPASMPGGVNRGPGIVASRPTLQQMQQPQQIHMQMQMQPQQQPQQQMQPQQQMQQLPPPLPPQQQQQQQQQMPPIVESNGNTMLFVGELHWWTTDAELESELSKYGKVKEIKFFDERASGKSKGYCQVEFYDAAAAAACKEGMNSHVFNGRACVVVFATQQNLRQMGAAYLNKTQAQAQGQQQGRRVGANNNDGNRNGGWNYQGGNGDNRNYGRMGSGRGGQGMQNRGQGGNYMQNRAKGNMGGGGAGGGSGGSGVGKSMMAGAFGGPAVGGPPAALMHPQGLMGPGFDPTYGSHMGRGGIYGGFPAPGFPGMMPTFPAVNNAVALPGVAPHVNPAFFGRGMAANGMGMMGTPGMDGHPAGMWTDPSMGGWTHEEHGRTRESSYGDDGASDHAYGESQDRGGRSGNTSRDKERAGSECDSDRRHRADKEADWDRHRYRDDKEGYSDHRHRERDWDNGEDWDKGRSSSSRSRSKTRMSQEEEKRSHGHRERDWDNEEVWEGGRSSSTRSRSKTRMSQEEEKRSRPKDVDYVKRRRLPSE; from the coding sequence ATGGACCCGATGTCGGAGGAGCAATTGGACTACGAGGACGAGGACTATGCCTCCGGCAGAGGCCAGAAGCTCCAGTATCCCGGTGGCGGCGCCATCTCGGCGCTGGCGGAGGACGAGCTTCTCGGCGAGGACGATGACTACGACGATCTATACAACGACGTCAACGTCGGCGAGGGTTTTATGAACTCCATCCAGCAGCACCATCCTCccaaccctaaccctaatcGCTCCAAACTACATCCTATGCCGAATGGACTTCAACCCCCTCCTGCACCCCTTGTTGATCCGTCATCATCTGTTGTCGGTAACTCCGGATTTAGGCCTTCGGAACCCCCAGGAGGGGGAGTCAACATTCCAGGCGTTGGGTTTCATGATGGGAAGGGCTCGAACACCGGCATCGGCGGCGTCGGTGTGTTCTCCTCCGTTAATAACAATTACGCTGCCCCGAAAGCTAGGGCGTCGGAAATTCCTCTTGATCCATTGACTGGGAATTTGGAGCATCGTGGATCCATTCCTCAGGTAAAGCCGATGGGTGCTGGGGTCCCTGAGCAAGGGGACAACATGGCTGGGGGGCCGGCATCTATGCCCGGAGGGGTCAACAGAGGTCCTGGCATTGTTGCTAGCCGGCCGACACTGCAGCAGATGCAGCAGCCACAGCAGATACATATGCAAATGCAGATGCAGCCCCAGCAGCAGCCTCAGCAGCAGATGCAGCCGCAACAGCAGATGCAGcagctgccgccgccgctaccgccccagcagcagcagcagcagcagcagcagatgcCGCCGATTGTGGAGAGCAATGGCAACACGATGCTGTTCGTCGGGGAATTGCATTGGTGGACGACGGACGCGGAGCTCGAGAGCGAGCTTTCTAAGTATGGGAAGGTTAAAGAGATCAAATTCTTTGACGAGAGAGCTAGTGGCAAGTCCAAAGGATACTGCCAGGTAGAGTTTTACGACGCTGCAGCAGCTGCTGCTTGTAAGGAAGGGATGAACAGCCACGTCTTCAATGGCCGCGCTTGCGTCGTCGTCTTCGCTACCCAGCAGAATCTGAGGCAGATGGGCGCTGCTTATCTCAACAAGACGCAGGCACAGGCTCAAGGTCAGCAGCAGGGAAGGCGGGTTGGTGCTAACAACAACGATGGTAATAGGAATGGTGGGTGGAATTATCAAGGAGGCAATGGTGATAACCGGAACTACGGCAGGATGGGTTCTGGAAGAGGTGGGCAGGGGATGCAGAACAGAGGTCAAGGTGGGAATTATATGCAAAACAGGGCTAAAGGAAATATGGGTGGTGGCGGCGCGGGCGGAGGCAGTGGTGGTTCTGGTGTTGGGAAAAGCATGATGGCTGGTGCTTTTGGTGGCCCTGCAGTGGGTGGCCCGCCGGCCGCCTTGATGCATCCGCAGGGGCTGATGGGACCTGGTTTTGATCCAACATACGGTTCACACATGGGCCGGGGAGGTATCTATGGTGGTTTCCCTGCCCCTGGATTTCCCGGGATGATGCCGACATTTCCAGCCGTCAACAATGCTGTCGCTCTTCCTGGTGTGGCGCCTCATGTCAACCCGGCATTCTTTGGTCGTGGAATGGCTGCTAATGGAATGGGGATGATGGGTACTCCTGGAATGGACGGGCATCCTGCCGGGATGTGGACTGATCCATCAATGGGAGGGTGGACACATGAGGAGCATGGAAGAACGAGGGAGTCTAGCTATGGCGACGATGGAGCTTCTGATCATGCGTATGGCGAGAGCCAGGACAGAGGTGGAAGATCAGGAAACACGTCAAGAGACAAGGAGAGAGCTGGTTCGGAGTGTGATTCTGATAGGAGACACCGTGCTGATAAAGAGGCAGATTGGGACCGTCATAGATACAGGGACGACAAAGAAGGGTATTCGGATCACAGACACAGAGAACGAGATTGGGACAACGGGGAAGATTGGGATAAGGGAAGgtcttcctcttcaaggtctagAAGCAAAACTAGGATgtcacaagaagaagaaaaacgcTCTCATGGACACAGAGAACGAGATTGGGACAACGAGGAAGTTTGGGAGGGAGGAAGGTCTTCCTCCACAAGATCTAGAAGCAAAACTAGGATGtcgcaagaagaagaaaaacggTCTCGACCTAAGGATGTAGACTATGTGAAGAGGAGACGCCTGCCATCTGAATGA
- the LOC116247771 gene encoding uncharacterized protein LOC116247771 produces MDPMSEEQLDYEDEDEASAAAGAPGGGHKLQYPGGGAISALAEEELLGEDDDYDDLYNDVNVGEGFMNSIQQHHPPNPNPNPSNLHPIPNGLQPPPAPLAAPSSSAVGSSGFRPSEPPGVGVNIPGVGFQDGKSTNTGVGGVGGFSSGNNDYAAPKARASEIPLDPAAGNLEHRGSILQGKPVGVGVPEQGGNMAGGQTSMPGGVNRGPGIVASRPPLQQMQMQQPQPMQMQPQPQPQPQHRLQMQMQPQQQMQQPAPAPPQQQQQQQMQPMVESNGNTMLFVGELHWWTTDAELESELSKYGKVKEIKFFDERASGKSKGYCQVEFYDAAAAASCMEGMNGHVFNGRPCVVVFATQQNLRQMGAAYLNKTQAQAQAQQQGRRGGANNNDGNRNGGMNYQGGMGDNRNYGRMGSGRGGQGMQNRGQGGNYMQNRVKGNMGGGGAPVGSGGAGAGKGMMTGAFGGPAVGGPPGALMHPQGLMGPGFDPTYGSHMGRGGIYGGFPAPAFPGMMPTFPAVNNAVALPGVAPHVNPAFFGRGMAANGMGMMGTPGMDGHPAGMWTDPSMGGWTPEEHGRTRESSYGDDGASDYAYGESQDRGGRSGNTSRDKERGGSERDSDRRHRDDREADWDRHRYKDDKEGYSDHRNRERDWGNEEDWDRGRSSSSRSRSKTRMSQEEEKRSRSRDVDYGKRRRRPSE; encoded by the coding sequence ATGGACCCGATGTCGGAGGAGCAATTGGACTACGAGGACGAGGACGAGGCCTCCGCGGCGGCGGGCGCGCCCGGGGGAGGCCACAAGCTCCAGTATCCCGGTGGCGGCGCCATCTCAGCGCTGGCGGAGGAGGAGCTTCTCGGCGAGGATGATGACTACGACGATCTATACAACGACGTCAACGTCGGCGAGGGTTTCATGAACTCCATTCAGCAGCACCATCCTCccaaccctaaccctaatcccTCCAACCTACATCCTATCCCGAACGGCCTTCAACCCCCTCCTGCACCTCTCGCTGCACCATCATCATCTGCTGTCGGTAGCTCCGGATTTAGGCCGTCGGAACCGCCGGGAGTGGGAGTCAACATTCCAGGCGTTGGGTTTCAGGATGGGAAGAGCACGAATACCGGCGTCGGCGGCGTCGGTGGGTTTTCCTCCGGTAATAATGATTACGCTGCCCCGAAAGCTAGGGCGTCGGAAATTCCTCTTGATCCAGCGGCTGGGAATTTGGAGCATCGTGGATCCATTCTTCAGGGGAAGCCAGTAGGTGTTGGCGTCCCTGAGCAAGGGGGGAACATGGCTGGGGGACAGACATCTATGCCTGGAGGGGTCAACAGAGGTCCTGGCATCGTCGCGAGCCGGCCACCTCTGCAGCAGATGCAGATGCAGCAGCCACAGCCGATGCAGATGCAGCCTCAGCCTCAGCCTCAGCCTCAGCATCGGCTCCAGATGCAGATGCAGCCGCAACAGCAAATGCAGCAGCCGGCGCCGGCGCCgcctcagcagcagcagcagcagcagatgcAGCCGATGGTGGAGAGCAATGGCAACACGATGCTGTTCGTCGGGGAATTGCACTGGTGGACGACGGACGCGGAGCTCGAGAGCGAGCTTTCTAAGTACGGGAAGGTTAAAGAGATCAAGTTCTTTGACGAGAGAGCTAGTGGCAAGTCCAAGGGATACTGCCAGGTAGAATTTTACGACGCTGCAGCAGCTGCTTCTTGTATGGAAGGGATGAACGGTCACGTTTTCAATGGCCGTCCCTGCGTGGTCGTCTTCGCTACCCAGCAGAATCTGAGGCAGATGGGCGCTGCTTATCTCAACAAGACGCAGGCACAGGCTCAAGCTCAGCAGCAGGGAAGGCGAGGTGGTGCTAACAACAACGATGGTAATAGGAATGGTGGGATGAATTATCAAGGAGGAATGGGTGATAACCGGAACTATGGCAGGATGGGTTCGGGAAGAGGTGGGCAGGGGATGCAGAACAGAGGTCAAGGTGGGAACTATATGCAAAACAGGGTTAAAGGAAATATGGGTGGTGGTGGCGCCCCGGTAGGAAGTGGTGGTGCTGGTGCTGGGAAAGGTATGATGACTGGTGCTTTTGGTGGCCCTGCAGTAGGTGGCCCGCCGGGCGCCTTGATGCATCCGCAGGGGCTGATGGGACCTGGTTTTGATCCAACATATGGTTCACATATGGGCCGGGGAGGCATCTATGGTGGTTTCCCTGCCCCTGCGTTTCCCGGGATGATGCCGACATTTCCAGCCGTCAACAATGCTGTCGCTCTTCCTGGTGTGGCGCCTCATGTCAACCCTGCATTCTTTGGTCGTGGAATGGCTGCTAATGGAATGGGGATGATGGGTACTCCTGGAATGGACGGGCATCCTGCTGGCATGTGGACTGATCCATCAATGGGAGGGTGGACACCTGAGGAACATGGAAGAACCAGAGAGTCTAGCTATGGCGATGATGGAGCTTCTGATTATGCATACGGCGAGAGCCAGGACAGAGGTGGAAGATCAGGAAATACGTCAAGAGACAAGGAAAGAGGTGGTTCGGAGCGTGATTCTGATAGGAGACACCGTGATGATAGAGAGGCAGATTGGGACCGTCATAGATACAAGGACGACAAAGAAGGGTATTCGGATCACCGAAACAGAGAACGAGATTGGGGCAACGAGGAAGATTGGGATAGAGGAAGGTCCTCCTCTTCAAGGTCTAGAAGCAAAACTAGGATGtcgcaagaagaagaaaaacggTCTCGATCTAGGGATGTAGACTACGGGAAGAGGAGACGCCGGCCATCTGAATGA